A part of Periophthalmus magnuspinnatus isolate fPerMag1 chromosome 14, fPerMag1.2.pri, whole genome shotgun sequence genomic DNA contains:
- the pafah1b2 gene encoding platelet-activating factor acetylhydrolase IB subunit beta isoform X2 → MSGDENPAAVPKPVEDVQGDARWISQHTRFVQECKDAEPDVLFIGDSMIQLMQQYDIWRELFSPLHALNFGIGGDTTCNVLWRLQNGELENISPKVVVLWVGTNNHEHTAEQVAGGVMAIAQFLATRLPKAKIIVLMLVSNWVRWGGVLLGQPCRGLIQRRIP, encoded by the exons ATGAGCGGTGATGAGAACCCAGCTGCAGTGCCAAAGCCTGTGGAGGATGTACAGGGAGATGCGAGGTGGATTTCACAG CACACACGGTTTGTACAGGAGTGTAAGGATGCAGAGCCAGATGTGCTGTTCATTGGTGATTCAATGATTCAACTTATGCAGCAATATGAT atctggaGGGAGttgttctctcctctccatgCTCTCAACTTTGGTATTGGAGGGGACACCACCTGTAATGTGCTATGGAGGCTGCAGAATGGGGAGCTGGAGAACATAAGTCCTAaa GTAGTTGTGCTGTGGGTAGGAACCAACAATCACGAGCACACAGCAGAGCAAGTAGCAGGAGGAGTAATGGCCATTGCACAATTTCTTGCAACTCGTCTACCCAAGGCCAAGATAATTGTTCTG ATGCTGGTCTCCAACTGGGTGCGATGGGGGGGCGTGCTCCTGGGACAGCCCTGTAGAGGGCTCATTCAGAGGAGGATACCTTAA
- the pafah1b2 gene encoding platelet-activating factor acetylhydrolase IB subunit beta isoform X1 yields MSGDENPAAVPKPVEDVQGDARWISQHTRFVQECKDAEPDVLFIGDSMIQLMQQYDIWRELFSPLHALNFGIGGDTTCNVLWRLQNGELENISPKVVVLWVGTNNHEHTAEQVAGGVMAIAQFLATRLPKAKIIVLGLLPRGERPNLLREKNATVNSLLRSLLLQIPQAQFLDVSAELVHSDGTISIQHMFDFLHLTSSGYRVVAKPLNDLLLQILEETPEERRASLV; encoded by the exons ATGAGCGGTGATGAGAACCCAGCTGCAGTGCCAAAGCCTGTGGAGGATGTACAGGGAGATGCGAGGTGGATTTCACAG CACACACGGTTTGTACAGGAGTGTAAGGATGCAGAGCCAGATGTGCTGTTCATTGGTGATTCAATGATTCAACTTATGCAGCAATATGAT atctggaGGGAGttgttctctcctctccatgCTCTCAACTTTGGTATTGGAGGGGACACCACCTGTAATGTGCTATGGAGGCTGCAGAATGGGGAGCTGGAGAACATAAGTCCTAaa GTAGTTGTGCTGTGGGTAGGAACCAACAATCACGAGCACACAGCAGAGCAAGTAGCAGGAGGAGTAATGGCCATTGCACAATTTCTTGCAACTCGTCTACCCAAGGCCAAGATAATTGTTCTG GGCCTGTTGCCGCGAGGGGAACGGCCAAACCTGTTGAGGGAGAAGAATGCAACTGTCAATAGTTTGTTGCGCTCATTGCTGCTCCAAATACCCCAGGCTCAGTTCCTTGATGTCAGTGCAGAGCTGGTCCACTCTGATGGCACCATCAGCATACAGCACATGTTTGACTTCCTTCATCTAACATCATCAGGGTATCGCGTTGTAGCAAAGCCCCTTAATGACCTTCTGCTGCAGATCTTAGAGGAGACGCCAGAGGAAAGAAGGGCGTCACTGGTTTAG